The Deltaproteobacteria bacterium sequence CAGCGCGGGTAGGGGAACGCCGGCGTCGGCGAGGTGGGCACGAGCCGGTGGAACTCGCGCATGTCGAGCTGCAGCCGGCCGTCGGGACGCTCGGAGAGCATGTCGGCGTGGCGCGCGCCCCAGCGGATCTGCTCGTGGCCGTAGGTGTGACGCGCGTGCAGGTTCTGCGCGGAGGTCTCGTCGATGCCGACGACCGTCAGGATCAGCTCCACCTCGTCGCGGGCGAGCGTCTCCGGGGTGGCGCCGTGGAGCGGGCTCGACGCGTCGATCGAGTGCATGACCGTCCAGGAGCGCGCGAGCGCCGGTGAGCGGTCGCGCTCGAGCCGCAGGTCGCGCATGCGGTAGTAGACCACGCCCTCGCGGGTGCGCTCGGTGCGCACCAGCACGACGCGCACGGTCGCCTCGATGACCTGCGATGCGCGCTCGTTGCCGAGGCGAAACATCAAGGTGGGGACGCCGTCGAAGGGCGAGATCGTCGCCGACTCGGCGAACTGCATGCGCGCCCGCGGCACACTGAACTTGGCGAAGAGGATCCCGCTCGACAGGGCGACGAGCGAGACCCCGACGATGACCTCGGCCGTCACGAGCGCCTCGGCCGCGGCCGAGAGCGGATGCATCACGCCGTAGCCGATCGTCCCCATGGTCTGCACGCTGAAGAAGAAGTGGTCGCCGAGCGATCCTGGCCGCGCGCCCGCGACGCCGCCGACCGACACGTACCCCAACGCGAACAGGAGGTTGAGCAGAAGGAAGAGACCGCTCACGCCGAGCAGGTCGAGCCACCACGGCGCGCGCAGCAGATGATGGTAGACGTCGCTGAACGGCGTGTGTCGCGCGCCGACGACGACGATCTCGTTCGGATCGGGGGTGCCGGCGTTCGGCGTGACTAGCTCCCGGTGGTGAGAACGACCCGGAACCGCGCCCCGCCGCTCAGCATGCGCTCGTAGGCCTCGGCGGCACGCTCCAAGGGGAACACCTCGTTCATGGAGCGCACACCGGTGAGCACGCTGAAGGCGAGCGTCTCCTGCGAATCGATCGACGTTCCCGAATACCAGCCCTTGATCGACCGGCGTCCCGCGATGAGCAGAAAGGGCGACGCCTGGAGCGACTCGGGTGCGCCGAGGATCATCAGCGTGCCGTTGACGCCGAGTCCGCCCAGCACGGCGCTCATGGCGGGACCATTGGTCACCGTCGCGAGGATGACCTTGGCGCCACCGAGCTCCCGCAGTGCGGCAGCCGGATCCTGCGCCTGACTGTCGACGTAACGCCAGGCGCCGAGCTCTCGCGCCAGCGGCCCCTTGTCCTTCCCGCGTGCGATGGCCACGGTCCGGAACCCCATCTTCGCGGCGAACTGCACGCCGAGGTGGCCGAGCCCACCGAGGCCGAGCACGGCAACCAGGTCGCTGGGACGTGCGCCGCTGTTGCGAAGCGCGTTGAAGGTCGTGACCCCGGCGCACATCAGCGGCGCTGCCTCGACAGCCGACAGCTCTTCGGGGACCAGCGCGACCGCCTCCGCGCGAGCGATCATGTAGCCGGCATAGCCGCCGTCGGCGGTGATCCCCGTCACGCGCGTGGCCGTCTCGCAGGCAAAGAAGTCCCCGCGACGGCAGGCGCCGCAGTACCCGCACTGCCCGCCATGCCATCCGACGCCGACACGCTGGCCGGGCCTCCATCCGGGGACGTTCGG is a genomic window containing:
- a CDS encoding ATP-sensitive inward rectifier potassium channel 10, encoding MVVVGARHTPFSDVYHHLLRAPWWLDLLGVSGLFLLLNLLFALGYVSVGGVAGARPGSLGDHFFFSVQTMGTIGYGVMHPLSAAAEALVTAEVIVGVSLVALSSGILFAKFSVPRARMQFAESATISPFDGVPTLMFRLGNERASQVIEATVRVVLVRTERTREGVVYYRMRDLRLERDRSPALARSWTVMHSIDASSPLHGATPETLARDEVELILTVVGIDETSAQNLHARHTYGHEQIRWGARHADMLSERPDGRLQLDMREFHRLVPTSPTPAFPYPR
- a CDS encoding zinc-binding dehydrogenase; its protein translation is MSTMRVVQVIRQNGPLEIIERAVPDPAAGQVRIKVQACGICHSDTLTKEGTFPGIQYPRVPGHEVVGLIDAVGPNVPGWRPGQRVGVGWHGGQCGYCGACRRGDFFACETATRVTGITADGGYAGYMIARAEAVALVPEELSAVEAAPLMCAGVTTFNALRNSGARPSDLVAVLGLGGLGHLGVQFAAKMGFRTVAIARGKDKGPLARELGAWRYVDSQAQDPAAALRELGGAKVILATVTNGPAMSAVLGGLGVNGTLMILGAPESLQASPFLLIAGRRSIKGWYSGTSIDSQETLAFSVLTGVRSMNEVFPLERAAEAYERMLSGGARFRVVLTTGS